Genomic window (Onychomys torridus chromosome 5, mOncTor1.1, whole genome shotgun sequence):
ACTTCAttcaagaaatattttctctgggctaggaagatggctcagagagtaaagacGCTTGACACCAAGCTTGAAGGTCTGAGTAGCCCCTGTCTATAACCCTGGGAATGAGtgagagggcagagacaggctgatccctGGAGGTCACTGGCCAGACAATCTTGCTGAATtggtaagttccaggttcagtgagagaccctgtccaaaaataaggtagagtgCATCTCCAACATCAACTTCCAGtctccacattcacacacaacaaagtggctccccccccccctactGAGGATTGACCCTAGAGTCTCATACAAAAAGGCAAGTTCTCtacactgaactacatcctcagtcATCTTttcattactgtgtgtgtgtatgtgtgtgcacacacacatacacacacaaactatgGTACCCATAGGAAGCTCAGCAGACAACTTGGagaattcagttctctccttccaccatgtggatcccaggaatcaaactcaaatggtcagacttggcagcaagcacctttaacctGCAGAGCCATCCTGCCAGacctttatttttgaaagatagTCTCACTCAGTTGCCAAAGAAAGCTTTGAAATGGCTGttgtcctgcctcagtttctagaatacctgggattacaggtctgtgaaACCCGGCCCAACTATAATgtggattttttaaatgtatagctCTCTTAATTTCTGCAGTTCTGATAATAGAATTTCCATCAGGATGTAACCTGGTAAttaggggtggggagtggaaatGACAGGGTTATTGACATACAGATGCAGGACAGGTATATGCCTTGGCTTCTTCATGGTTTGTTGTCAATGCCATTGTGGGTGGGAATGCAGTATATGCCTTTGGCCACACCCAAGCCTGAGGAGTTAAATCTGGGGCTAAAGGATTTATCTAAATAAATGTGGagtttggggctggtgagatggctcagtagttacaagcactggctgctcgctcttccagaggttcagttcccagcagtcatatggcagctcacagctgtcagtaacttcagtcccaggggatccgacGCCCTCTCCCGGCCTCCAGGAACactgcatgcacgtggtgcagACATGAGTTatggaaacaaagtaaaaaataaaaatcgtaaaaaaaaaaaaaaagtcgagaatggtggtgcatgcttgtaatctcagctctgaAGAAGAGGAGCATGAGTTCTAGGCAAGACTGGGCAACAGAGAGGGACCACAGCtcttaaaggaaaaagaatcgggcggtggtggcacacgcagcAGGTGGAGGCAAGTgcatccctgtgagttccaggccagcctggtttacagggcgagttccaggatagccagggtacagagaaaccctgtctctaacccTGCCCTCTACCCACCCCACCCTcgtaaaaaaagaagaaagaagcataAATGTccctgggtgggtggggaaaAAACACTGGGTCCAGGAGGGAGAAGGATTTTTAGGGCTTTAATTCGCGGGTCTTTTGCGTTTTCCTATCTGTGTGTCACCGACTCAGCAATTCCCACAAAGACTAGTCGCCTTTTCCCTCCCACCAGGCCGGAAGGAGCAAGCGGGTAAGGTTGGGAACAGCGAGAAACTCGAGCCTAACAGCTAGAGAGGCGATGGTCCGCCGGTAGGCGGGTTCGCATGACGCCATTTCCTCCTGTTCCTGTTTTTGATTGGTTCAAGGACGCTGGTGTTTTGGATTGGCCAGACTCTCTACAACCCCAGGGTGCTTTGCGGCGCCCGGTCCTTTCCGCTCGGCCGTTCTCCTGCACAGGAGGTGAGTCTGTACTGCCGGCCACCGCCATCGTGTTGCATCGGGCTCCATCGCGCTCCATCCGCTGCCATCGGCGACGAGAGGCTGCCTGCGCAGCTATGGAGGAGCCTAGGCGCCGACGGCATGGGGCCAGAGCCAGAGCAGGGGCGGGAGGATCGGGGCGGGACCTCGGGACTCGGGCCTTCACCCGCCGCCCTCCTCTCCCTCGCGGCTTTAGGCAGCCATGGCGCCCAGCCGGAATGGCATGATCCTGAAGCCCCACTTCCACAAGGATTGGCAGCAGCGAGTGGACACTTGGTTCAACCAGCCGGCACGCAAGATCCGCAGGTGTGGGGCGCGCGGGCGTTGCGTGGTTTCCAGGGCGGGGTACCGGAGTGGACGCGTGTGGGGCAGGGGGTGACTGTTGTCTCTTCACTGCAGACGCAAGGCCCGGCAGGCGAAAGCGCGCCGCATTGCTCCTCGCCCCGCGTCCGGTCCCATCAGGCCCATAGTGAGGTGCCCCACAGTGAGATACCACACCAAGGTCCGAGCTGGCAGGGGCTTCAGCCTGGAAGAACTCAGGGTGAGTTGGGCAGGGTCTCTGCGTTAAGTGCTCTTGGTCTCGGTGGAATGATGACATTCTCCGGAATCGCTGTACTCTGTTGATGAAAGTACTTTTGAACCCTTTTCCATCTGATAACACCGAGCTTTCTCGGCGGGGGCAGCAGGGGAGGGGGGCTTCGAGGTGTTTCACCCATGTCTGTTTCTGGACAGGTGGCTGGTATCCATAAGAAAGTGGCTCGCACCATCGGCATCTCTGTGGACCCAAGGAGGCGAAATAAATCGACTGAATCACTACAGGCCAATGTGCAGCGCCTGAAGGAGTACCGCTCCAAGCTCATACTCTTCCCCAGGAAGCCTTCTGCTCCAAAGAAGGGAGATAGTTCTGTGAGTACAGTGGGGCTTTGGGGTGTCGGGTTTGGTTCAGCGGAGATGAGTCTTGGTGCCAGATGAGGAGATTGACACATAATGGGAAAATCTCTGTGCTTTCCCATCTTAACGTTGGAAGCTGTTGacttggggtgggtggggggctgACTTACTGTTTTAGTGTATTTGCCCCCTACAAGGTTATCTAGGAACATTTCTGGACCTAAAGGGTTTTAGTATTCAGAAAAGTAAAGATGTGTGGGTGTCTGTTGATGTGGATTACAAGCAGGTAGATTTGTTGTGTCTGCAACCGAACCCTCCCTATACCTAGTGAGGCAGCACAGGGGCCATGAAGTGTTGAGTGCTAAGGCCCAGGCAGCCTGTTCCTTGGGAGCAAACCACACATCATGGACTCACCTCTCTTCTTGTTCTCAAAAACAGGCTGAAGAGCTTAAATTGGCCACCCAGCTAACAGGACCTGTGATGCCCATCCGGAATGTAAGTAGACACTTAATTTAGGCTTAGTTATGCAGTAGACAAGCTTGGCAGGTGGGAAGTGTCTTGGCGGATGTTGGAGGCTGGTGAAAGGAAACTACATTACCTCTTGCCTAAAACTCAGAGCTGtaatagaccaggttggctttgaacgcAGATGGGCCTGCCTCTTCATCCCGAACCTtaggataaaggtgtgtgccatcaccacctggctaaccTCCATATTATTAAGGGATGGCCTTGTCATCCTTGCAGAGACTTTACATGACCCTAACTTAACCATTTCTTGTGTGGAATGctagtgagtgagtgtgtgggggggatgtTTTTGGCTGAAGGGGCTAGGCatgtgtctgttgctgtgaagtgCCATGATCAAAACCAAATTTGGTTTACCATTCCACGTTGTGGTCTGTCATTGGAGAAGTAAGGGCAGGAACCAGTAGGCAAGGGCTGGTGGAAGCCATGGAGAGGAGCACTGCTGTAGCGCCTAGCACTACCAttcacagtggcctgggccctcctcactgtagaccaggctagcctcaactcacagatcctcttcctctgcttcctgagtgctgggattaaaggtgtcagcTGCCTGCCCCGCTTTACCACCCGATCTTTTAGAGGCATTTTCCCATTGAGGCTCCCTCAATGATAAttcatttgtgtcaagttgacataaagctagccagtGCGTGTTCCTACTGAAGGATGGTTCTAGTCAGCAGGGTCTCCATGTGTAGGCCAAAGCTGGGCTAGATCCCttaaactcaggatcctcctacCACCACCTTTCAAGTACTGTGGTGACTT
Coding sequences:
- the Rpl13 gene encoding 60S ribosomal protein L13, with the translated sequence MAPSRNGMILKPHFHKDWQQRVDTWFNQPARKIRRRKARQAKARRIAPRPASGPIRPIVRCPTVRYHTKVRAGRGFSLEELRVAGIHKKVARTIGISVDPRRRNKSTESLQANVQRLKEYRSKLILFPRKPSAPKKGDSSAEELKLATQLTGPVMPIRNVYKKEKARVITEEEKNFKAFASLRMARANARLFGIRAKRAKEAAEQDVEKKK